GTTCTCATCTGCTGTAGAGTTTGCACATAAGGTGGGCATTTAAAAATCCCTGACCCAGTCACAAAAATATCGGCCCCTGCGGCATGGGCCTCTGCTAGGGTTGAGAGATTAATCCCCCCATCGACCTCAATTTCGAAAGCCAGTTTGTTTTGGCGACGCAGTTTCACCAACTCCTGAACTTTCACCAAACCTGAACGAATAAACTCTTGCCCACCAAAACCAGGGTTCACGGTCATGACCAAGACATAATCCACCAAATCCAAAACAGTTAAAAGAGTTTTAACCGGTGTCGCTGGGTTGATCACAGCACCCGCTTTAACCCCAAGTTTTTTAATTTGTTTAAGAACCACGGCCAAATCACCACAGGCCTCCTGATGCACTGAAACCATATCGGAGCCGGCTTGAATAAATGCTTCAACATATTTTTCGGGATGTTCAATCATCAGGTGCGTATCTAAAGGGAGCTTGGTTACCCGGCGAACGGCGGCAACCATGATTGGCCCCATGGTGATATTGGGAACAAAGTGGCCATCCATGACATCAAGGTGCAATAAGTCGGCACCGGCCAACTCAACGGCCTTGACCTCTTCACCCAAGCGGCTAAAATCAGCTGACAAAATGGAAGGTGCTATTTTTTTCATGACAATATCCGCGCGCAAATTCTTCCCCACTCATTTCTCTTTTCCCTTCTGGAAGAATCTTTTCTATTTTTAAAAACCCTGGGTTACAAGCTACCCACAAACCTTGATTTTTGACCCACTTCAAAACACCTGGTGCAATGGAACCCAGGTTTCTATCTTGGCATAAAGTGACTTGATTCAAAATCACTTTCTTATTTTTAAAAAAACTAAAGGCCCCGGGCCAAGGAAACATGGCCCTCACTAAATGATAGATCTTTCGACAATCTTGTTGCCAATTAATTTTGCCATCTTCTTTTTTAATTTTAGGGGCGTAGGTTATGTGGTTTTCATCTTGAGCCTTA
The window above is part of the Deltaproteobacteria bacterium genome. Proteins encoded here:
- a CDS encoding ribulose-phosphate 3-epimerase, yielding MKKIAPSILSADFSRLGEEVKAVELAGADLLHLDVMDGHFVPNITMGPIMVAAVRRVTKLPLDTHLMIEHPEKYVEAFIQAGSDMVSVHQEACGDLAVVLKQIKKLGVKAGAVINPATPVKTLLTVLDLVDYVLVMTVNPGFGGQEFIRSGLVKVQELVKLRRQNKLAFEIEVDGGINLSTLAEAHAAGADIFVTGSGIFKCPPYVQTLQQMRTRIE